CCAGGGGGTGGGCACTGACTGGCGGAGGACGTGCGCGTTGGGGATGCGGGCGTCGATCTGGCTGATGGTGAGATTGGTGCGCGCGACGAGGCCGGCCAGCCGTACGAACGCCGCCACGCCGTCGAGCGCCGCGCTGAACTCCGGCACGACCACGCCGCCGCGCCCGTCGCCGGCGAAGATCACGCCCGGCTCGCGGGCGGCCGTGACGAGGTCGTACGGCGACTGCGACGTCCACGTCACGTCCACCCCGTGGAACCGCGTCACCATCTCGGCGATCCGCGTCGTCGTGACGGGCAGGACGACCCGGCCGGTACGGCGTTCGGCCGCGACGAGGTCGAGGATGACGAGCAGCGCCCGGTCGTCGTGGATGAGCACGCCGCGCTCGTCGACGAGCGCGATCCGCTCCCCCGCGTGGTCGAAGCGGACGCCGAAGTGCGCCTTCGATGCGTTGACGAGCTCGCCGAGGCGCTCGATGCCGCGCATGTGGTCGGCCAGCGACTCGGTCGTGTACGTCTCGTCCAGCTGCCCGTTGATCGTCAGGACGTCGACGCCGAGGCGGCCGAGCAGCGTCGGGAGCACGAGGCTGGCGCTGCCGCCCGCCGTGTCCACGACCACCTTCAGCCCGGCCTCGCGGATGCCGGAGACGTCGACGCAGTTGAGCAGCTCCTGCGTGTACTGCTCCATCGTGCGGCTCGGGAACGTCAGCTCCGCGATCTCGCCGGGGAACGCCCGCCGGAACTCCTCGCGGTAGAACACCCGCTCCAGCTTGCGCTGCGCCGCCAGGCTGAGGTCGGCGCCGTTGCCGTCGAGGAACACGATGTCGAGGCTCTGCGGGTCGCCACGCGTGGTACGGAGCGTGATCCCGCCGACCGCGTCGCCGATCGCGACGTCGAAGCGGGTGACCGGCGTCGGCGCCACCTCGAGGTCGCGGACGTTGATCGCGCTCGCCGTGAGCGCGGAGATGACCGCGCGCTTGAGCGCCCGCGCCGCGCGGGACGAGTCGCGGCTCGTCGTGACGACGCTGCCCTTCTTGAGCGTCGTGGCGTACGCGCTCGCGAGGCGTACGGCCAGCTCGGGGGTGATCTCCACGTTCACCAGGCCGGAGACGCCGCGCGGGCCGAACAGGTTGCGCTGGCCGCGGCTCTCCCAGATGACCGACGTGTTCACCAGGGCGCCGGCCTCGATCGTCTTGAACGGGTACACCTTCACCCCGTGCGAGAGGAACGCCTCCTCCTCGATGACGCACTCGTCACCGACGACGGCGCCCTCCTCGATGCGCG
The Frankiaceae bacterium DNA segment above includes these coding regions:
- a CDS encoding mannose-1-phosphate guanyltransferase — protein: MAGGEGTRLRPMTANQPKPLLPIVNKPIMEHVLRLLRRHGLTETVVTVQFLASLIRNYFGDGDELGMSLDYATEVEPLGTAGSVKNAEDRLRDEPFLVISGDALTDIDLTALVEYHKKQGALVTVCLKRVPNPLEFGIVITDEDGRIDRFLEKPTWGQVFSDTANTGIYVMEPEVFDHVAEGQVVDWSGDVFPKLLAEGAPLFGYIAEGYWEDVGTHESYIKAQADVLNRQVDVEIDGFEMSPGVWVAEGAEVDPGAILSGPLYIGDYAKVEAGAELREFTVLGSNVVVKSGAFLHRAVIHDNVFIGPQTNLRGCVVGKNTDVMRAARIEEGAVVGDECVIEEEAFLSHGVKVYPFKTIEAGALVNTSVIWESRGQRNLFGPRGVSGLVNVEITPELAVRLASAYATTLKKGSVVTTSRDSSRAARALKRAVISALTASAINVRDLEVAPTPVTRFDVAIGDAVGGITLRTTRGDPQSLDIVFLDGNGADLSLAAQRKLERVFYREEFRRAFPGEIAELTFPSRTMEQYTQELLNCVDVSGIREAGLKVVVDTAGGSASLVLPTLLGRLGVDVLTINGQLDETYTTESLADHMRGIERLGELVNASKAHFGVRFDHAGERIALVDERGVLIHDDRALLVILDLVAAERRTGRVVLPVTTTRIAEMVTRFHGVDVTWTSQSPYDLVTAAREPGVIFAGDGRGGVVVPEFSAALDGVAAFVRLAGLVARTNLTISQIDARIPNAHVLRQSVPTPWAAKGLVMRSVVEAAAGRELDTTDGVRVVESDGRWALVLPDPAEAVTHLWAEGPDPHAASELLEEWAAVVEAAGH